From Abiotrophia defectiva ATCC 49176:
ACGCTGGTTTTGACCTTCTGAGTCTGGCCTAGCGCTTCACCCTTTTCATTGAAGAGACCATATTTAATGAAGGTCCCGCCAATATCAAAGCACAAGTAATTCATCCAATTTGTCACCTCTCTTTCTGTCTTTCAACTGATTACGCTTTCATTATACACCAAAGAAAATATTTTTCAAGTGTTTTTATGAAGAAAATTATTTTCATGATTGATTTTCTATTAGCTTCATTTTTAATCCTTGCTTCTATGCTATTTACATGAAAGCGCCATCTATTTTTTCATTGATTTACACCTTTCCTTCTAGCTATTTTATCTTCCTTTCCAAAATCAGACGATCAGCCAAGCTATTGTAAGATTTAAATGCACACAAAAAAGGCTAGGAAACTCCTAGCCTCATTTATTATAAGCCTAAACGACTCAAGAAATATGGCATCTGCACGCGCCACCATGGCCAGTCATGCGCTACATCGCCACCCCACTCGTCGAACCAAGCAGGTACTCCCTTCATTTCTAAGGCTTCTTTCACCTTATAGAAGGATGGTAAACCATCATGCTCCCAAGGCCCATGCCCGGTACAGACAATAATATTGGATTGACGGTATTGATCAAGGAACCAAGGATCATGTTGGTTGAAGACATAATCACTCGGCGAATTAGAATAGATTGCCTCATCATCGCCATATTCCCCTACAAAGAAACGTGCATCATAGACCCCACTTAAGGCAATCACCCCGCGGAAAACATCTGGATGTTGGAGGAAGAAGTTGAGCGCATGGTAGGCCCCCATACTGCACCCCGTCGTCATCATTGGATCAAACCAGCCCGTCTTATGCTTAATAAAAGGAATCGCTTCGCTAATGACATAACGCTCATAAGCCCGATGCATTTCTGCACGATCGTGTGGGTATTTCCAGTCGGCCAACCAACTTTCACTGTCAACACTAGCTAAGGTGAAAAATTGAACCCGTCCTGCCTCAATGGAATCCCGACAAGCATCAATCATACCGAAGTCGGCATATTCATTGTGGGTTCCGCCTGATGACGGGAAGACCACAATCGGTAGTCCGGCATGACCATAACGATTGAGAGGCATTTCGCGATTGAGTTGACCACTCCAGTGACTTAACCATTCTACGTGCATTTATTATTGTCCTCCTTGTTTCTTATGTACATATTGACTTACTTCTTCAACTTCTTCTTGGGTATCCGCAAGAACGACTAAAAACTCATTCCCCATAATGGCTGAAAAAGCATCTGGCAAGCGATCAACCATTTTGACACGGTCACCGTATCTTGCCCGAATCTCATCAACATTGTGCGCGTATGATAACTCATCACGGCGTGAGATACCCACCCCATAATGTCGATCATAGCTTGGGATTTCTTCTAGCCTTCCAGTTACGATATCGGCGTAGATAGCATAGAGATCACAACCATAAGCATAGTTATATAGATCGATTGTGTAACCGCCAGCCAGTCGGTTATTATACTCGATGGCTACGTAGTCTCCCTTTTTACGACGGAAGAATTCAATATGGAAGAAGCGTTCCTTCATTCCAAAGGCCTTAACTGCTGCCTGGCCGTACTCAGCCAACTTAGGCTCTACATCCTTTTGGACAATGTTGGTGTAATCGCACTGGCCCTCAATCAATTCTAGGGTTGGCAAGGAATAGACAAAGCTCGTTGAGAAGACAATCTGGCCATTTTCATCAACTAAACCGTCAAATGTGCAGAGCTCCGCATCCAAGACATAAGGTTCCACAAAATAGGGAATGGATTGGTCCCACTCGGACAAGAAGGTCGCAACATCTTCTTTGGTCTCAAGTCGATAGGTTGCTGCAGTCCCTACCCCACGGTCAGGTTTTGCTACTGCAGGGAGGCCAGCTTCCTTCAAAGCTTTATTGAGTTGACTTTCATTTTTGATTAGATAACCTGGCACCACTGGAATGCCAGCTTTCTCAAATAACTTCTTCATTTTTGACTTATACTTGGTTTTTTCTAAGTCACGAGGTTTGACCCCAGGTACGTTGAATTGCTCGCGTAAGGCAGCATCTAACTCTAACCAGTACTCATTGTTAGATTCCAAACGATCAATTGGGCCATGCTTATAAATTAAGAAAGCTACCGCACGCTTCACCTCATCAAGGTCTTCCATATCCTCGACACGGTAATATTCAGTGAGGCTTCCACGTAACTCTGGTGAGAGCCAGTCATAGGGCTCTGTGCCAATCCCCAATACATTCACACCACGCTCTTTGAGTCGAATTGCGAAATTCTGGAGGTTTTTAGGGAAATGGGGGGACATCATCAAGTAATTCATAGTTTCACCTCAGTATAATTATTAAATATAAATTAGAATATCATGTATTTTGAATGAATACAAGTACTAAAGTAAGAAAAGGCCAATTTCTTGATCAAAATGTTCGGAACGCGTAACAAATGGCATAATAAAAAGGCTAGGAAATCTCTTCCCAGCCTTTCTTCCTTATTTAGTACCAAAAATACGGTCACCCGCATCTCCAAGCCCTGGCAAGATATAGCCGTGCTCATTGAGGCGTTCATCTAGCGCCGCCATATAGATATCCACATCT
This genomic window contains:
- a CDS encoding ATP-grasp domain-containing protein, producing the protein MNYLMMSPHFPKNLQNFAIRLKERGVNVLGIGTEPYDWLSPELRGSLTEYYRVEDMEDLDEVKRAVAFLIYKHGPIDRLESNNEYWLELDAALREQFNVPGVKPRDLEKTKYKSKMKKLFEKAGIPVVPGYLIKNESQLNKALKEAGLPAVAKPDRGVGTAATYRLETKEDVATFLSEWDQSIPYFVEPYVLDAELCTFDGLVDENGQIVFSTSFVYSLPTLELIEGQCDYTNIVQKDVEPKLAEYGQAAVKAFGMKERFFHIEFFRRKKGDYVAIEYNNRLAGGYTIDLYNYAYGCDLYAIYADIVTGRLEEIPSYDRHYGVGISRRDELSYAHNVDEIRARYGDRVKMVDRLPDAFSAIMGNEFLVVLADTQEEVEEVSQYVHKKQGGQ
- a CDS encoding esterase family protein gives rise to the protein MHVEWLSHWSGQLNREMPLNRYGHAGLPIVVFPSSGGTHNEYADFGMIDACRDSIEAGRVQFFTLASVDSESWLADWKYPHDRAEMHRAYERYVISEAIPFIKHKTGWFDPMMTTGCSMGAYHALNFFLQHPDVFRGVIALSGVYDARFFVGEYGDDEAIYSNSPSDYVFNQHDPWFLDQYRQSNIIVCTGHGPWEHDGLPSFYKVKEALEMKGVPAWFDEWGGDVAHDWPWWRVQMPYFLSRLGL